From the genome of Actinomycetota bacterium:
GTGGAGAAGTTCGACTACAACAAGGGCTTCAAGTTCTCCACCTACGCCACCTGGTGGATCCGCCAGGCCATCACCCGGGCCATCGCCGACCAGGCCCGCACCATCCGCATCCCGGTGCACATGGTCGAGACGATCAACAAGCTGATCCGCATCCAGCGCCAGCTCCTCCAGGACCTGGGCCGCGAGCCCACCCCCGAGGAGATCGGCCGCGAGATGGAGTTCTCGCCCGAGAAGGTCCGCGAGATCCTCAAGGTCAGCCAGGAGCCGGTGTCGCTGGAGACCCCGATCGGCGAGGAGGAGGACTCCCACCTCGGCGACTTCATCGAGGACTCCGACGCCGTCGTGCCCGTTGACGCGGCCAGCTTCATCCTCCTCCAGGAGCAGCTCGACTCGGTCCTGCACACCCTGTCAGAGCGGGAGAAGAAGGTCATCCAGCTCCGCTTCGGCCTCACCGACGGCCACCCCCGCACCCTGGAGGAGGTCGGCCGCGAGTTCGGGGTCACCCGCGAGCGCATCCGCCAGATCGAGTCCAAGACCCTCTCCAAGCTGCGCCACCCCTCCCGCAGCCAGAAGCTCCGCGACTACCTCGAATAGCAAGGCAAGCCTGAGCACTGCGCCGGCCAGCCTCCCCCGGGGAGTTGAGCGCCGCGCCGCAAGGAGCGCTTCGCGCAATTGA
Proteins encoded in this window:
- the rpoD gene encoding RNA polymerase sigma factor RpoD; this encodes MAIAKEAQIDEVRDLVAKGKERGFLTNEEVIEALAPVDVSAEQMDNILQHLQDENIEVVEMVDELDAEEFAREARSARDEELALKAPTNDPVRMYLKEIGKVPLLTAEQEVILAKAIDEGEAATAEIDKATDNGRKLTPTRLRELQRTERHGQLAKKKLIEANLRLVVSIAKRYVGRGMLFLDLIQEGNLGLIRAVEKFDYNKGFKFSTYATWWIRQAITRAIADQARTIRIPVHMVETINKLIRIQRQLLQDLGREPTPEEIGREMEFSPEKVREILKVSQEPVSLETPIGEEEDSHLGDFIEDSDAVVPVDAASFILLQEQLDSVLHTLSEREKKVIQLRFGLTDGHPRTLEEVGREFGVTRERIRQIESKTLSKLRHPSRSQKLRDYLE